From Streptomyces sp. NBC_00237, a single genomic window includes:
- a CDS encoding ABC transporter permease, which translates to MLGFLTKRLGYYVVLLVVAVGLSYALASTSLTPRSYFENRNPRPAATVVDSQLNQLGINDKTPLPERFGDWASNVVQGDLGKTIKDTSVNDEFGSRIGVSLRLLLIGTILGTALGILFGAWGAIRQYKFSDRAMMIFSFLIMSMPMLLVAAFIKQGAMWFNNTMGTNIKFIGEGDTTLADGLFTMLQERAIHLLLPTLAIVAVTIASYSRYQRSTMLDVLGSDYLRTARAKGLSRNKALMKHGLRTAMIPMSTFFAYGFLGLFTGATFTEKIFGWHGMGEWLIDSITSNDVNSVVAYSLFAAVMVLLAGFVADILHAALDPRVRNG; encoded by the coding sequence GTGCTCGGCTTTCTGACGAAGCGGCTCGGCTATTACGTCGTGTTGCTCGTGGTCGCTGTCGGGCTGTCGTACGCACTCGCCTCGACATCCCTCACGCCACGGTCGTACTTCGAGAACCGGAACCCGCGCCCCGCGGCCACCGTGGTCGACAGCCAGCTCAACCAGCTCGGCATCAACGACAAGACGCCGCTGCCGGAGCGCTTCGGCGACTGGGCCTCCAACGTCGTCCAGGGCGACCTCGGCAAGACGATCAAGGACACCTCCGTCAATGACGAATTCGGGTCCCGCATCGGCGTCTCGCTCCGCCTGCTGTTGATCGGCACCATCCTCGGCACCGCCCTCGGCATCCTCTTCGGAGCCTGGGGTGCGATACGCCAGTACAAGTTCTCCGACCGGGCAATGATGATTTTCTCGTTCCTGATCATGTCGATGCCCATGCTGCTGGTAGCCGCGTTCATCAAGCAGGGCGCCATGTGGTTCAACAACACCATGGGCACCAACATCAAGTTCATTGGTGAAGGCGACACCACACTCGCCGACGGCCTCTTCACCATGCTCCAGGAGCGGGCCATCCACCTCCTGCTGCCCACCCTGGCGATCGTGGCGGTGACCATCGCGTCGTACAGCCGCTACCAGCGCAGCACCATGCTCGACGTGCTCGGCTCGGACTATTTGCGAACGGCCCGCGCCAAGGGGCTCTCCCGTAACAAGGCGCTGATGAAGCACGGTCTGCGTACAGCGATGATTCCGATGTCCACATTCTTCGCGTACGGATTCCTCGGCCTGTTCACGGGTGCCACCTTCACCGAGAAGATCTTCGGTTGGCACGGCATGGGTGAGTGGCTCATCGACTCCATCACCAGTAACGACGTCAATTCCGTTGTCGCATACAGCCTTTTTGCCGCCGTCATGGTGCTGCTCGCCGGCTTCGTCGCCGACATCCTGCACGCCGCGCTGGACCCTCGGGTCCGCAATGGCTAG
- a CDS encoding ABC transporter family substrate-binding protein: MRTSTKTAAFVVAAVTASMVLTACGSDKSESEPKKQAVADHASEVNPQPVSALKQGGELRVPVREWITQYNASHVEGTQGDRRTISDPMMPNIWEVDAKGVITPDKDYVESAESADKGGKQVLTYKINPKAKWSDGTPLSYRDFEAMWKAQGQGNAEFLISESTGYEDIESVKAGANDQEVVITMKKFTSQWQGMFWQLMPAKFIDTPEKFNKGWVEKIPATAGPFKVGKMDKTAQTVTLVPDANWWGEKPKLDKIVFRVLQPDAQIDAFLNKELDITTASNADYYKRLKAAKDTDFRIGSPWDETHMTFGSGGVVADVKVRQAVQMAVDNKVMADIAGKGLPVEFKTLGSHFYMPNQKGYQDNSGKYGKGDVAAAGKLLDEAGWKSPGEGQVRTKDGKKLELNYVTGAGASASVKARDAATQSMLKKVGIDMKINEVSANDYFNKYVNKGAFDITGFRFTSATGLTSDGFGIYRDPKGGQIFQNYGKVVTPGGEAKYREALAAKTPEESQKLQNEADKLIWDAGHSLEIFQTPSIIATPKKLANYGSPGLASVDWKSVGYMK; the protein is encoded by the coding sequence ATGCGTACTTCCACCAAAACGGCCGCCTTCGTCGTGGCAGCTGTCACCGCCTCGATGGTTCTGACGGCGTGCGGCTCGGACAAGTCCGAGAGCGAGCCGAAGAAGCAGGCCGTCGCGGACCATGCCTCCGAGGTCAACCCGCAGCCGGTGTCGGCGCTCAAGCAGGGTGGCGAGCTCCGGGTTCCGGTTCGTGAGTGGATCACGCAGTACAACGCAAGCCACGTGGAAGGCACGCAGGGAGACCGGCGCACCATATCCGACCCGATGATGCCGAACATCTGGGAGGTCGACGCCAAGGGCGTCATCACCCCGGACAAGGACTACGTCGAGTCCGCCGAGTCGGCCGACAAGGGCGGCAAGCAGGTCCTGACGTACAAGATCAACCCCAAGGCCAAGTGGTCCGACGGTACGCCGCTGAGCTACCGCGACTTCGAGGCCATGTGGAAGGCGCAGGGTCAGGGGAACGCGGAGTTCCTGATCAGCGAGTCCACCGGCTACGAGGACATCGAGTCGGTGAAGGCCGGTGCGAACGACCAAGAGGTCGTCATCACCATGAAGAAGTTCACCTCGCAGTGGCAGGGCATGTTCTGGCAGCTCATGCCGGCCAAGTTCATCGACACGCCCGAGAAGTTCAACAAGGGCTGGGTCGAGAAGATCCCGGCGACGGCAGGCCCGTTCAAGGTCGGCAAGATGGACAAGACCGCGCAGACGGTCACCCTCGTGCCGGACGCCAACTGGTGGGGCGAGAAGCCCAAGCTCGACAAGATCGTCTTCCGGGTGCTCCAGCCGGACGCGCAGATCGACGCGTTCCTGAACAAGGAGCTCGACATCACGACGGCGTCCAACGCCGACTACTACAAGCGCCTCAAGGCCGCCAAGGACACCGACTTCCGCATCGGTTCCCCGTGGGACGAGACCCACATGACCTTCGGCTCCGGCGGCGTCGTCGCGGACGTCAAGGTGCGCCAGGCGGTGCAGATGGCGGTCGACAACAAGGTCATGGCCGACATCGCGGGCAAGGGCCTGCCGGTTGAGTTCAAGACCCTCGGCAGCCACTTCTACATGCCGAACCAGAAGGGCTACCAGGACAACTCCGGCAAGTACGGCAAGGGTGACGTCGCCGCCGCCGGGAAGCTCCTGGACGAGGCCGGCTGGAAGTCCCCGGGTGAGGGCCAGGTCCGCACCAAGGACGGCAAGAAGCTGGAGCTCAACTACGTGACGGGCGCCGGTGCCTCCGCGTCGGTGAAGGCGCGCGACGCCGCCACCCAGTCGATGCTGAAGAAGGTCGGCATCGACATGAAGATCAACGAAGTCTCCGCCAATGACTACTTCAACAAGTACGTCAACAAGGGCGCCTTCGACATCACCGGATTCCGCTTCACCAGCGCCACCGGTCTCACCTCCGACGGGTTCGGCATCTACCGCGACCCGAAGGGCGGTCAGATCTTCCAGAACTACGGCAAGGTCGTCACCCCGGGCGGCGAGGCCAAGTACCGTGAGGCGCTGGCCGCGAAGACCCCCGAGGAGTCGCAGAAGCTCCAGAACGAGGCCGACAAGCTG